From a region of the Candidatus Thermoplasmatota archaeon genome:
- a CDS encoding uracil-DNA glycosylase: MSATKLEELVREIIKCNKCRLAKTRLRTVPGEGSENAEILFVGEAPGRNEDLAGKPFVGSAGKFLTELINLLALERKDVYITNVVKCRPPKNRKPTEEEIKTCLSYLKRQIAIIKPRIIVLLGNVAIQTLLDKNLISTKAHGTVHKKEGIIYFLTFHPAAALYMQKLKKVMIGDFKKLTGLL; this comes from the coding sequence AGAATTAGTACGAGAGATAATAAAATGCAATAAATGCAGGCTAGCGAAGACGAGGCTAAGAACAGTACCAGGCGAGGGCTCTGAAAACGCAGAAATACTATTTGTAGGTGAAGCTCCAGGAAGAAACGAAGATCTAGCAGGCAAGCCATTTGTTGGTAGCGCAGGTAAATTTCTTACTGAACTTATCAACCTGCTCGCACTTGAAAGAAAGGACGTGTACATTACAAACGTTGTTAAATGCAGACCGCCTAAAAACCGAAAGCCTACTGAAGAAGAAATCAAAACATGCCTATCTTATTTAAAAAGGCAAATTGCAATTATTAAGCCTAGAATTATTGTGCTACTTGGTAATGTAGCGATACAAACATTGCTTGACAAAAATTTAATTTCAACAAAAGCACACGGCACTGTGCACAAAAAAGAAGGAATTATATATTTTTTGACATTTCACCCAGCAGCTGCTTTGTATATGCAGAAATTAAAAAAAGTAATGATTGGAGATTTTAAGAAACTGACAGGGTTATTATGA